In Desulfofalx alkaliphila DSM 12257, the genomic window TTTAACAAAACGAAAATAACTTTCAAATGTGGTGACTTTGAAGAGGCGGTAAAAGGTATCAGAAAAGGAAGTTTTGTGTACTTTGACCCCCCTTATGACCCAGTTTCAGTTAGTGCTAATTTTACAGGATATGACAAAGGTGGTTTCAATAGAGAGGAACAGATCAGGCTTAAAAAACTTTGTGACAAATTAGACGCCAGAGGCGTAAAGTTTTTACTCTCTAATTCTGCTACCGAATTTATATTAGACCTATACAAAGATTACAACATAGCAATTGTTCAAGCAAATAGGGCTATTAATTCCATAGGGGATAAGAGAGGAAAAGTTGACGAAGTGTTGGTGAAGAATTATGAGTGATACAAAAAATGAAGTTGCATGGAAGGAGCTTTTTGAAAAATACAAGATATTAGGAAAAATAGAAAAGCATGGTATATTTACAATTAGCTCAAGGGAGATCAATGAGTTTAGAGAAGCAAGACTAATGACAAAGTTTGATCACCGAAAGAATTTGCCGGAAATTTTTAAGAAAAATAGACTCTCTATTCTTCCAGTCACAAGGGGGAGCTATTTAATTTCCCAATTTGATGCTTATAAGGATTTTGAAGAAACAGAGAGTGAAATTATTAAGGTGCCGTTCCCAACTCATATAGAGAGCATTGACTTTGAGAACATAACAAGCGAATCAGCGGCCCTTAATTGTGCCTATGTTTCAGGCATATTAGCCGACTTTATAGAAGATGAAGGGATATTGCCAACAGTCAGCGGCAGAATGAGTTCTGAATCTTTTGATTTTAAGATTAAAACATTTCCGGGGGTCAATGTCCGAGTTGAGGTTGTTAATTCCCAAATAGAAATTGATGGAGGATATGAAGGGCTTGAAACACTTTCTTTAATTGAGGCTAAGAATTCTCTTTCTGATGATTTTTTAATAAGACAACTTTATTACCCTTATAGGCTATGGAATAATAAAGTCAGCAAAAGGGTCAGATCACTATTTTTAACCTACTCAAACGGTATATTTACTTTTTATGAATATGAGTTCCAGGAAGCCGAAAACTACAACTCACTTACCCTGGTTAAACAAAAGAGATATAGCATAGAAGAGACAGAAATAAGCCTCGAAGATATATTAGAAGTGCTAAAGAGGACAAAAATTGTTAGAGAGCCGGAAATACCGTTCCCGCAAGCAGACTCTTTTAAGAGGGTAGTGAATCTTTGCGAACTCTTAAATGAATCAGAGCTAACTAGAGATGAAATTACCGCGAATTATGACTTTGACCCACGACAAACTAATTATTATACTGATGCAGCTAGGTATTTAGGTTTGGTACATAAGCGTAGAGAGAATAAAGAGATAATTTTTTCATTAACTGATGAAGGACAGAGATTGTTTAAATTGAAATATAAGCCAAGGCAGTTAAGGCTAGTAGAGTTGATTTTATCGCACAAGGCTTTTTATGAGACTTTTAAATTGTGTATAAATCAAGGCGATATGCCTTCTAGGGATGAAATAGTAAAGATTATGAAAGCTAGTAAACTATATAATGTACGGTCCGAAGATACATTTTATAGGCGGGCATCATCTATATCAGGGTGGATTAAT contains:
- a CDS encoding type II restriction enzyme codes for the protein MSDTKNEVAWKELFEKYKILGKIEKHGIFTISSREINEFREARLMTKFDHRKNLPEIFKKNRLSILPVTRGSYLISQFDAYKDFEETESEIIKVPFPTHIESIDFENITSESAALNCAYVSGILADFIEDEGILPTVSGRMSSESFDFKIKTFPGVNVRVEVVNSQIEIDGGYEGLETLSLIEAKNSLSDDFLIRQLYYPYRLWNNKVSKRVRSLFLTYSNGIFTFYEYEFQEAENYNSLTLVKQKRYSIEETEISLEDILEVLKRTKIVREPEIPFPQADSFKRVVNLCELLNESELTRDEITANYDFDPRQTNYYTDAARYLGLVHKRRENKEIIFSLTDEGQRLFKLKYKPRQLRLVELILSHKAFYETFKLCINQGDMPSRDEIVKIMKASKLYNVRSEDTFYRRASSISGWINWILELTRL